In Tripterygium wilfordii isolate XIE 37 chromosome 23, ASM1340144v1, whole genome shotgun sequence, one genomic interval encodes:
- the LOC119993229 gene encoding peptidyl-prolyl cis-trans isomerase CYP95-like isoform X2 — translation MAKKKNTLVFMDISIDGDPIERMVFELFYDVAPKTAENFRSLCTGEKGIGPKTGRPLHFKGTFFHRIIRGSMAELPLFGVGYRADAHDCFSCDVVLSLCFILQGGDLLRQDGAGGESIYGGKFPDESPQLKHDGPGLLSMSISDRDISGSIFVVTFKASHHLDRKYVVFGKLVKGDEVLKKIEDAGDEEGRPVVTVKVIKCGEFNEDVKKLSKLKAGKDASPDAYSREIRKRGKHKKSSRDRRKKRRRYYSSDTESSSDFETDESESDSDSDSSLSSSTDATSSSDDRRKKRKRSSKRDKYKRLKRRDRKRDKKRKRHDKRLKHRSRRALDGLSNSESESKSGSSSDDGLDAQGQGKTCKELSQKAAAHLSLMTGDEKTVSVRCKWREEAGVIEKESSRSPKENGEQHSNGIEAYAKSNGSTDRQPDVVDDHPGKSRSMSPKRTMSKSMSISPRKRMSRSPSASPKRSMSRIARVSRSPPPVTRRSISRSPVRSVSSRSPSVSRSPVRGRKGRSISRSPVRVQSRRSISRSPVKSLSRRSLTRSPARTSSRRSFSRSPVRSSRRSISRSSGRAPSRRSISRSPIKPPSRNTRRRYSRSPSPVRRTRSPPSARGRSLSRSDSLDGSSKRIRRGRGFSQRYSFARQYRTPSPDRSPVRSYRYGGRVDRDRYSSYRRYSPRRYRSPPRGRTPPRYRRSRRSRTRSPSVSRRRGTSVSRSPNYRSRRSSHSHSPIRSRSPVEVSRSRVSLRAERRRSPLRSRSPSESHSSLESRSPRRLSKDRSRSTSGSPANKKVQASYDDGSPDSGQL, via the exons ATggcaaagaagaagaacacgCTGGTTTTTATGGATATTTCTATCGATGGTGATCCTATTGAAAGAATGGTTTTTGAG CTGTTCTACGATGTTGCACCCAAGACTGCTGAAAATTTTCGTTCCCTCTGTACAG GTGAAAAGGGAATTGGACCTAAAACAGGACGACCACTGCATTTCAAAGGGACCTTCTTTCACCGCATCATTAGGGGTTCCATGGCAGAG ttacccttgtttggtgtAGGATACAGGGCTGACGCTCACGACTGCTTTTCTTGTGATGTAGTTTTAAG CTTATGCTTTATCTTGCAGGGTGGCGATTTATTGAGACAAGATG GTGCTGGTGGAGAAAGCATATATGGGGGGAAGTTTCCAG ACGAGTCACCCCAGCTAAAGCATGATGGACCTGGTCTACTTTCTATGTCAATTTCTGATCGTGACATTTCTGGTTCTATTTTCGTCGTCACTTTTAAGGCCAGCCATCATCTTGACAG GAAGTATGTAGTTTTTGGTAAGCTTGTGAAAGGAGATGAAGTactgaaaaaaattgaagatgcTGGCGATGAAGAAGGAAGACCAGTTGTAACAGTGAAAGTGATCAAGTGTGGGGAATTCAATGAGG ACGTGAAAAAATTAAGTAAACTGAAGGCAGGAAAGGATGCTTCCCCTGATGCCTATAGTCGTGAAATACGGAAGAGGGGAAAAcacaagaaatcttcaagagacagaaggaagaagaggagaagataCTATTCATCTGATACGGAGAGTTCCTCTGATTTTGAAACAGATGAATCTGAATCTGATAGTGATTCCGAttcatctttatcatcatcAACTGATGCAACCTCTTCGAGTGATGACAGGCGCAAAAAGAGGAAGAGGTCTTCTAAAAGAGACAAATATAAGCGTCTCAAAAGAAGAGATAGGAAGCGTGATAAGAAGCGAAAGCGGCATGATAAGAGATTGAAGCACCGATCAAGAAG GGCCTTGGATGGTCTTTCCAATTCTGAGAGTGAGAGCAAAAGTGGAAGTAGCTCTGATGATGGTCTTGATGCTCAAGGACAGGGTAAAACATGTAAAGAACTTTCACAGAAAGCTG CTGCGCATCTATCTCTTATGACAGGAGATGAAAAAACTGTTTCTGTACGATGTAAATGGAGAGAGGAAGCAGGTGTTATTGAGAAGGAAAGCAGTCGGTCCCCCAAAGAAAATGGTGAACAACATAGCAATGGCATCGAAGCATATGCTAAGTCTAATGGGAGTACTGATAGACAGCCTGATGTGGTCGATGATCACCCAGGCAAATCTAG AAGCATGAGTCCGAAGAGGACCATGAGTAAGAGTATGAGTATTAGTCCCAGGAAGAGAATGAGCAGGAGCCCAAGTGCTAGCCCTAAGAGGAGCATGAGCAGAATAGCAAGAGTCAGTAGAAGCCCTCCTCCTGTCACACGGAGGAGTATCAGCAGAAGTCCTGTCAGAAGTGTTAGCAGTCGGAGCCCATCTGTAAGCAGAAGCCCAGTGAGGGGCAGAAAGGGTCGTAGCATCAGCAGAAGCCCGGTGAGGGTCCAGTCTCGAAGAAGCATTAGTAGGAGCCCCGTGAAATCCTTGTCTCGGAGAAGCCTTACTAGAAGTCCAGCCAGAACATCTTCTCGGAGGTCTTTTAGCAGAAGCCCGGTGAGATCTTCTCGAAGAAGCATAAGCCGGAGTTCAGGCCGGGCTCCTTCTAGGAGAAGTATTAGCAGAAGTCCGATTAAGCCCCCAAGCAGGAATACTCGTCGCAGATATTCACGGAGCCCTTCCCCTGTACGTAGGACCAGGTCACCTCCTTCTGCTCGAGGAAGAAGTTTGTCTAGAAGTGATTCTCTTGATGGCTCCTCCAAGCGAATTAGAAGGGGACGAGGTTTTAGTCAGCGTTACTCTTTTGCTCGGCAATACCGAACCCCCTCTCCAGATCGTTCTCCTGTTCGATCTTATCGTTACGGTGGCAGAGTTGACCGTGACAG ATATTCGAGTTACAGAAGGTATTCTCCTAGGCGTTATAGAAGTCCACCAAGAGGAAGAACTCCTCCAAG GTACAGGAGGAGCAGGAGAAGCAGAACAAGGAGCCCCTCTGTATCACGCAGGAGAGGCACCTCTGTATCACGCAGTCCAAACTATCGCAGTCGTCGTTCTAGTCATAGTCATAGTCCCATTCGGAGTCGATCCCCAGTTGAAGTATCTAGATCTCGGGTATCACTACGGGCCGAGAGGCGTAGGTCACCTTTGAGGAGCAGGAGCCCATCAGAGTCTCACTCATCATTGGAATCCCGTTCTCCTAGGCGACTAAGCAAAGATAGGTCAAGGTCGACTTCTGGAAGCCCTGCAAATAAGAAGGTCCAGGCATCGTACGATGATGGTTCTCCTGACTCGGGTCAACTGTAA
- the LOC119993229 gene encoding peptidyl-prolyl cis-trans isomerase CYP95-like isoform X5 yields the protein MSISDRDISGSIFVVTFKASHHLDRKYVVFGKLVKGDEVLKKIEDAGDEEGRPVVTVKVIKCGEFNEDVKKLSKLKAGKDASPDAYSREIRKRGKHKKSSRDRRKKRRRYYSSDTESSSDFETDESESDSDSDSSLSSSTDATSSSDDRRKKRKRSSKRDKYKRLKRRDRKRDKKRKRHDKRLKHRSRRALDGLSNSESESKSGSSSDDGLDAQGQGKTCKELSQKAAAHLSLMTGDEKTVSVRCKWREEAGVIEKESSRSPKENGEQHSNGIEAYAKSNGSTDRQPDVVDDHPGKSRSRSMSPKRTMSKSMSISPRKRMSRSPSASPKRSMSRIARVSRSPPPVTRRSISRSPVRSVSSRSPSVSRSPVRGRKGRSISRSPVRVQSRRSISRSPVKSLSRRSLTRSPARTSSRRSFSRSPVRSSRRSISRSSGRAPSRRSISRSPIKPPSRNTRRRYSRSPSPVRRTRSPPSARGRSLSRSDSLDGSSKRIRRGRGFSQRYSFARQYRTPSPDRSPVRSYRYGGRVDRDRYSSYRRYSPRRYRSPPRGRTPPRYRRSRRSRTRSPSVSRRRGTSVSRSPNYRSRRSSHSHSPIRSRSPVEVSRSRVSLRAERRRSPLRSRSPSESHSSLESRSPRRLSKDRSRSTSGSPANKKVQASYDDGSPDSGQL from the exons ATGTCAATTTCTGATCGTGACATTTCTGGTTCTATTTTCGTCGTCACTTTTAAGGCCAGCCATCATCTTGACAG GAAGTATGTAGTTTTTGGTAAGCTTGTGAAAGGAGATGAAGTactgaaaaaaattgaagatgcTGGCGATGAAGAAGGAAGACCAGTTGTAACAGTGAAAGTGATCAAGTGTGGGGAATTCAATGAGG ACGTGAAAAAATTAAGTAAACTGAAGGCAGGAAAGGATGCTTCCCCTGATGCCTATAGTCGTGAAATACGGAAGAGGGGAAAAcacaagaaatcttcaagagacagaaggaagaagaggagaagataCTATTCATCTGATACGGAGAGTTCCTCTGATTTTGAAACAGATGAATCTGAATCTGATAGTGATTCCGAttcatctttatcatcatcAACTGATGCAACCTCTTCGAGTGATGACAGGCGCAAAAAGAGGAAGAGGTCTTCTAAAAGAGACAAATATAAGCGTCTCAAAAGAAGAGATAGGAAGCGTGATAAGAAGCGAAAGCGGCATGATAAGAGATTGAAGCACCGATCAAGAAG GGCCTTGGATGGTCTTTCCAATTCTGAGAGTGAGAGCAAAAGTGGAAGTAGCTCTGATGATGGTCTTGATGCTCAAGGACAGGGTAAAACATGTAAAGAACTTTCACAGAAAGCTG CTGCGCATCTATCTCTTATGACAGGAGATGAAAAAACTGTTTCTGTACGATGTAAATGGAGAGAGGAAGCAGGTGTTATTGAGAAGGAAAGCAGTCGGTCCCCCAAAGAAAATGGTGAACAACATAGCAATGGCATCGAAGCATATGCTAAGTCTAATGGGAGTACTGATAGACAGCCTGATGTGGTCGATGATCACCCAGGCAAATCTAG GAGCAGAAGCATGAGTCCGAAGAGGACCATGAGTAAGAGTATGAGTATTAGTCCCAGGAAGAGAATGAGCAGGAGCCCAAGTGCTAGCCCTAAGAGGAGCATGAGCAGAATAGCAAGAGTCAGTAGAAGCCCTCCTCCTGTCACACGGAGGAGTATCAGCAGAAGTCCTGTCAGAAGTGTTAGCAGTCGGAGCCCATCTGTAAGCAGAAGCCCAGTGAGGGGCAGAAAGGGTCGTAGCATCAGCAGAAGCCCGGTGAGGGTCCAGTCTCGAAGAAGCATTAGTAGGAGCCCCGTGAAATCCTTGTCTCGGAGAAGCCTTACTAGAAGTCCAGCCAGAACATCTTCTCGGAGGTCTTTTAGCAGAAGCCCGGTGAGATCTTCTCGAAGAAGCATAAGCCGGAGTTCAGGCCGGGCTCCTTCTAGGAGAAGTATTAGCAGAAGTCCGATTAAGCCCCCAAGCAGGAATACTCGTCGCAGATATTCACGGAGCCCTTCCCCTGTACGTAGGACCAGGTCACCTCCTTCTGCTCGAGGAAGAAGTTTGTCTAGAAGTGATTCTCTTGATGGCTCCTCCAAGCGAATTAGAAGGGGACGAGGTTTTAGTCAGCGTTACTCTTTTGCTCGGCAATACCGAACCCCCTCTCCAGATCGTTCTCCTGTTCGATCTTATCGTTACGGTGGCAGAGTTGACCGTGACAG ATATTCGAGTTACAGAAGGTATTCTCCTAGGCGTTATAGAAGTCCACCAAGAGGAAGAACTCCTCCAAG GTACAGGAGGAGCAGGAGAAGCAGAACAAGGAGCCCCTCTGTATCACGCAGGAGAGGCACCTCTGTATCACGCAGTCCAAACTATCGCAGTCGTCGTTCTAGTCATAGTCATAGTCCCATTCGGAGTCGATCCCCAGTTGAAGTATCTAGATCTCGGGTATCACTACGGGCCGAGAGGCGTAGGTCACCTTTGAGGAGCAGGAGCCCATCAGAGTCTCACTCATCATTGGAATCCCGTTCTCCTAGGCGACTAAGCAAAGATAGGTCAAGGTCGACTTCTGGAAGCCCTGCAAATAAGAAGGTCCAGGCATCGTACGATGATGGTTCTCCTGACTCGGGTCAACTGTAA